One Phyllopteryx taeniolatus isolate TA_2022b chromosome 20, UOR_Ptae_1.2, whole genome shotgun sequence genomic window, CAAGGGGAGGTGTATAAAGTTTATTTTGCtgcttgtttattttattctacACATTTCTgttgttctatttttttccccctttaagTCAAAGTCCCGCTTGAGCAGTTGTCATAACCAAATGATGATGGTGATTATGACAATGACATTTGCTTGTGTCCCTTATTGggttacagtttaaaaaaaaaatatatatatatatattgtatataagaCAATAAGGAGATGTTAATTGATGTTAATTATTGTGGCTATCGAAAACTGCAGTGCATCTTAGTATGAGGCGTTTCCATTATTTTGTCCAGATAGCGATATGGGCAAAGGAAAAATGTTTCGAAATTGCAACCGCATTAATGAATAAGGACAAAGTTACTACGACTACTAGTGCTTTGCGACAGTGTTGAGCAAAACTTAGCATTATTATTGATATTAGGCTCTTGTATCCTGTTCGATTCTGTGGCTGTACCTCAGATTGTGgcaatttcaatattttgtcGTGCATTTCTTGAACAAAACCATCTTCTCCAAGCAGTTTCCAAGCAGTCACAAAAATGATGAACGGCGTCACTTATTCCGGCGTCGAATATGATGCTGCCGGCAACAGGGAAATTACTtgacatgttttggaatgttcCATCTGTTTCATCCATTGCATAACAAACATGGACTCTAAAGCCCTAAATCACTGTTGTCGTCTTCAGATCGTCGTGTTTTGCGGTTGTTTCCTATGATTAGGCACGTTAGAACAGCGGAGTTCTGACAAATCTCTTAAGGGCTGTAATACTGGTCATCTTTGTAAAGAGGCGAGACTAGAAATGGAGTTTAAAAGCAGCAAGTAAATGCTCAGTGATGTGTTCACTTGTGGCGTTCAAGCCCATGCAGGGTGTGAGGATTAAACCATTAGGGAAGCCACGCAGGAGAGATTCCACAGAACTCagttcttcatcttcttccccCATGCAGAAAAACATGGAAGATTACTATTACCACGACGAGGACTTGAGCAATAACGACAGCTACGACTACAGCTACGACCACTCCGTGTGCGACAAGCAGGAGGTGCGCTCCTTCGCCGGAGTCTTCCTCCCGATCATCTATTCGCTGGCTCTGGTGGTGGGCCTGGCGGGGAACGCCCTGGTGGTGGCGGTGTACGCGTCCCGCTCGCGCCTGCGCACCATGACCGACGTGTGCATCCTGAACCTGGCCGTGTCGGACCTGCTGCTGCTCGTCACTCTGCCCTTCTGGGCGGCGGACGCAGCGCACGGCTGGAGGTTGGGCTCGGCCGCCTGCAAGCTCACTTCCTTCCTCTACAGCGCCAACTTCAGCTGCGGCATGCTGCATCTGGCGTGCATCAGCGTGGACCGCTACCGGGCGGTGGCTCACAGCGCTGCGGGCAGGACCGGCAGGGGCCCCCGGGTGCGGAAGCAGTGGATCCTGGTGTGCTTTGCGTTGTGGGCGGTAGCTATCTTTCTGGGGCTCCCGGAACTTGTCTTCTCCAATGTGAAGCATTCCCATTACAGAACGTACTGCACCGCTATGTACCCGCCCAGCATGGGCCGCCCAGCCAAAGCGACCCTGGAACTTCTGGAGGTGACCCTCAGGTTCGTGCTACCGTTCCTGGTGATGGTCGTGTGCTACTGCCGGGTAGGCCGGGCCCTGGGCCAAGCGCCGGGGGTGCGAAGAGACAAAAAGTGTCGGGCCCTGCGCGTTCTGTTAGCGGTGGTGGCCGTCTTCTTGCTAACACAGCTTCCCTACAACGTGGTGAAGCTGTGCAGAGCGCTGGACATCATTTACATGCTCGTGACCGACTGCGAGATGAGCAAAGGTCTGGACCGTGCCATGCAGGTGACCGAGAGCCTGGCGCTGACCCACGCCTGTATCAACCCACTCCTCTACGCCTTTATCGGGTCTTCCTTCAGGGGACACATCCTCAAAACTGCCAAGCGTCTTGGACAGCAACTCGGCGGCCACCCCAGACGAGAAGATGGCGAGCCGGCGGTGGAGATCGCGCTCAACACGCGCAATCAAAACCAATCGCAGTCTGGCTCTGAGGAACCGGACACCAGCACCTTTAGCATGTAAAGGCACAACTACAGCTAGTCGCGAATCTGTAAAGGTTTAGCTTTCCAAGTCCTTAAGTAGGATATATACTATTTTGGTCGTAACTAGCTGGAGGAGATTGTTCCAGTATAAGACCAAGTAGTCATAGCTAAAGCGGTAAACTCTCTGCAGTACACGCCTGCCATTCGGGTGGATAGAGACCGAGCCCTCTGGTAAATAGTGAAAAACTGTGAGAAATTGACGCCCCCTTGAAAAGGTTTAGAATTGCttatataaaaaattaaaaccatACCATACACAaactgcaatttaaaaaaaaaacatttgaatatcatTTCAGACTAatcttacattacccttaaaaataaacagcttacagatgatttgatttagggagggggaaaaaaaaaaaaaaaaaaaaaaatgtacatgcaacttccactaacaacccaggctaaacttcgCTCCTCCCCACTCAGTCGAGATGTGTCACTTCAataatacttccttgacaccaataaactactttcctattagccagggcttaaTCGCCAATTGTAGGGTGAGAGAGAACATGCACAACAATGTGCAAATAGCGAACCACGACTAGGCGGCCGTTCACTGGACACACAAATTgattttttaacttttcaacagattttgaaaatgtgagagacccaaCACCACAAGAGAGAAAACCAAAACCACGTGCACGTACGGCTTTTACAGTGTTTGGGTTACTATttgttgtagtaccaagactgacctgtgagaggcagcacggTCCAAGGAGGCATACAGACTGACGGAAGAATAAATGGAAGAAGCTAGACGAACTGTTAGATTATCTGGCAACTACATTGCGATTGCAAAATCTTTTAATCGTGGTGAATGACATGGGAGacacattttacaaacactCGACACAACGAGTTGTGCCTCTGGGAGCGATAATAGCGCGAGCTTTGTGTCGCTCCATAATTGGCTACTGTTCCGTTTCACGTCACGTCACAATCATGGAGTCTGTTTAGTCTGCTCTAAACATATCCCACACctcaggataatcgctcagtaTAATCAGACAATTAGACCATTGCTGACTTTAACCGCACAATCAAACTTACAAAATCACGACCACTAGAGGAACTTGCGTTTTTCATGTCCCACGTGCTGGTACATTTAACTGCTTTTAGTAATATTGTTATTAGCAACAcactttttattgttaaaaggTTCAGTGCGACCATCATCGTGGGACCGTAATTTACTTTCAGTGAAGAAGAGTCGAAGCAAGGTAGTAACATAAGTCCCGTGtcggttcttttttttgtgaaggttGATGGAGGTTCATGTTGAAAATTTAGATGAAGATTCTTGAACATAAGGTGTTTGTAGGGTCAGGCTAaccattgtattttgtttaaattgtgtctTTTGTTGATTGAATTATAATGACTAATATTTTCACTGATTTGTACCACAatgctgctatttttttttttttttttttttttttttttatctcttacAGCAATTTTGGCTATGTGGAAGGAACTTAGTTTAAATTTGCCAgagaatatacattttatttaaaaaaaaataaaaaatgaagactTGTTTTCCATCTTCTTTAAATTAGCCTGAAACGATAActctattaaaaacaaacaaaaacgtttgTATCCAGTGACAGAATATGTCtcattgaaaataacattttagacactGTTAGACACTAATGCAATCCTTGATACGATTCCACGAATGGCTTTCAATTTTCAACGTTTTATCTTTGTCCACCAGATGGAGCTATTTTTTCCTCAtacaaagcatgcagcaaactTTCACAGCTTTTAATGTTATCTGCAAGTGTGTCTTGCTTTGAACTGATAAGTGTGTGTCACTATTGAGCTTGCATAATGGTGTGGCTGTAGGCCACTCGTGCATATGAATTAAATAATTAAGAGTAATAAAATAATGCAGTTGATATGTTTATTTCACAGTAGTttaaagtgaattttttttaattatttttagttttttttaaatggaggtTTACTTAAGGTCGTTAGGGACAAATGAGCGTCAATGCTTAGGCTAAATTTATGGAAAGATTTCATTCGGTTATTGAACAACTGCTTATTATGATACATTATGAGCATGTGTGGGTTCAAGAATTTGGGTATTTTATAAAAGCCTTCGtctttccctcttttttttccaatggcaATTTATTTAaagtacataaaaaaacaagttggAGTCGCCTCATGCATGATAGGATTCCACTGTTTATCATTCTTTCCATCCTCAGTACCTGTTAGTCATCGTCTTTCCACAGCACTGGCGAAACTAAAAGGGTACGCCGCAACCATTTGGAAGGGATCATGGTGTCCTGCATGCTGTTTACAGGGAGACTGGAAAGAAAGCTGCTGCGTCATAATGAGGAAAGCCATTCCAGAAACTCGATCCATAGCACGAGAGAGGACACATTGTGAGAAACACCCTTGAGACGACACTCTGTCATTGTCAACAAGATCTACTTTTGTTTGGGGCGGGGAACCTTTTTCCTAACAGTTGTTATGAAGTCCTCTAAGGCCATATATAATATAACGGAGCAATTGAACAAATGGTTATTATTATACGTGATGAGCAGCAACACATCAAACGCCTTCACAGGCCGTAGGTTCCCCCGTTACTTCAGTGAACGCACCAGAGCACAGAATATATTAGAATTTTCACATTCCTTCCCAGGCGAGACATTTGTTGGACAGTGGAGCAAAGAAAGATTCTCCCCCTCTCAGTCAAACGTGTTCAAAGGCTGGAAGTCATTCCCAGCAACAAGGCGGGGATGTGTAAagacaaacaatcaaacaagAGGGAAATCTTGGATCACATCTGGGGCGTGGGTCAGCGGACAGCAATTTGGACAAGCGCAACCACGATCGCCAACACGAATATGACTTTCGGGTGTTAGCTCTTGTTGCCTCCAAAATGACCTCGTCGATTGGAAGCCGACCAGAACCGGCGTGATGTTAGATACAGTGGAAACTCTGAGGTCAATGTAATTGCACTGCATTTTGAGATCATTTGGCCCAATCGGGGAAAAATGGAAACCGGAATGATCAGTTCCTGATTCAGTCTGTCATAATGGTAAATCCTTAAACTGTATCGGTAATATACAACGGTAAATATacgttaaaacaataaaacactcagtCTTAAGATAAATGAGGAATTGTGACACTGcctcacattttaacatccttAACTGTGTGTCACAAGTGTAAAATACAAGTCAACAACTGCAAAACGTCAAAGAAAATGCTACAACTTCAATTTGACAATAAGCATCAAAAACAGAGGTCGCTCAttagtacagtattttattttacttttttagaaTGAGTGATTGCATAATTACTGAGTCATCTTTAGAAAacgagtggcaaaaaaaaaaaaagcccaaaaacTGAATTGAAATGAGTTTTCCAAATTTTTGCGCAACTTAGAAGGCACATTTCCCCCCAGAAAGTTTAGTGTAATTCCAAACTATCTAACGTCAGAGGCTCGGCTGGTGGCAGCAGATCAGAGCCCCCGGATGTACCCAGaaatggcaaataaaaaaaataaaattcatgggGTTGATTTTTAGCGGGTCTGTGGCTGTcgcaaaatgtaaaattgttcagAGTTgctaaaaagagaaaaagcacTCTTAGGTCCAACAGCCTTCCACAGACACACAGCAGGGGCCCCAGTCGGAGCCATAAATATCTATATATTTAAAGAGCGCTCTGCTAAATCCACTTCCACTCTAATaaacaaagtacagtatgtttatttgGCCAAGGCGAGGCAAAGCACTCTGGCAAGTGAGCGAGCGTGTCATCAAGTCAGGAAGTAAACACATCCAGGATTCACATCATGTGCGCCGTCATGCTCAATGACTCACGGGAACAATATAAAGAGGGGTGGACTCACCACTGCTCCACCACTTCTTTCCCTTGATGACAAATTGGTCTTCCTCTCGGTGGAGACTGCAGGCCATGTTGGTCGCATCGCTGGATGCCACGTCGGGCTCTGAGGAAACACAACTCGGTTTGAGTCTCACACAGTGAAATTTAGTTGGGAATGAATTAGGATAAATGTGTTGTAACTGTGAGGAGTTGCTGTCTATTTCACCAGACCAATTGATTAATACAgttgactttattgttttattgaacaGCCATTAATCATTCTTCGCAGCAGCCATTGTGACATAGTAAAACCGTAaaaagtgtatacagtatatagacagGCATCGGCAGTCAAGAATATCAGAATTTCTGCAAGTTTAAGACGAATACTTTTTAAAGCCACTTTGGTCAGATTCAAGACCTCTTTCACTAAATATGACCAC contains:
- the ackr4b gene encoding atypical chemokine receptor 4b isoform X1, translated to MQKNMEDYYYHDEDLSNNDSYDYSYDHSVCDKQEVRSFAGVFLPIIYSLALVVGLAGNALVVAVYASRSRLRTMTDVCILNLAVSDLLLLVTLPFWAADAAHGWRLGSAACKLTSFLYSANFSCGMLHLACISVDRYRAVAHSAAGRTGRGPRVRKQWILVCFALWAVAIFLGLPELVFSNVKHSHYRTYCTAMYPPSMGRPAKATLELLEVTLRFVLPFLVMVVCYCRVGRALGQAPGVRRDKKCRALRVLLAVVAVFLLTQLPYNVVKLCRALDIIYMLVTDCEMSKGLDRAMQVTESLALTHACINPLLYAFIGSSFRGHILKTAKRLGQQLGGHPRREDGEPAVEIALNTRNQNQSQSGSEEPDTSTFSM
- the ackr4b gene encoding atypical chemokine receptor 4b isoform X2, whose protein sequence is MEDYYYHDEDLSNNDSYDYSYDHSVCDKQEVRSFAGVFLPIIYSLALVVGLAGNALVVAVYASRSRLRTMTDVCILNLAVSDLLLLVTLPFWAADAAHGWRLGSAACKLTSFLYSANFSCGMLHLACISVDRYRAVAHSAAGRTGRGPRVRKQWILVCFALWAVAIFLGLPELVFSNVKHSHYRTYCTAMYPPSMGRPAKATLELLEVTLRFVLPFLVMVVCYCRVGRALGQAPGVRRDKKCRALRVLLAVVAVFLLTQLPYNVVKLCRALDIIYMLVTDCEMSKGLDRAMQVTESLALTHACINPLLYAFIGSSFRGHILKTAKRLGQQLGGHPRREDGEPAVEIALNTRNQNQSQSGSEEPDTSTFSM